Proteins co-encoded in one Euleptes europaea isolate rEulEur1 chromosome 1, rEulEur1.hap1, whole genome shotgun sequence genomic window:
- the MVB12A gene encoding multivesicular body subunit 12A encodes MSHTPLTGLGWTSAANVAPAGWTAITTTVEGAYANFGKGFAQKSGYYLCFTSAINSENPTGDVISDVVILSDKSPLPSGYIYVKEFLDPKSSISKKKRLCVKLIPLGAAELAVLEILVSSKSKVLPNYMRIGEMSGFALWCKKDHVHKPKPLPKPRKINLEMKQLSLEPDNKDTPPEKPPPPFGPKRQATLKRHESIYESSNVYAISAMDGVPFALHPKFENSISSSTNASSFFKDVHIKSLTDIEKEYNYGFVVERTAAARLPPTIS; translated from the exons ATCACAACCACCGTGGAGGGAGCATATGCAAACTTTGGAAAGGGATTTGCACAGAAGTCTGGTTACTACCTATGCTTTACTTCAGCTATAAACAGTGAG AACCCCACAGGAGATGTAATATCTGACGTGGTGATCCTGAGTGACAAATCTCCGCTGCCTTCTGGATATATTTATGTTAAAGAATTTTTAGATCCAA AAAGTTCCATCTCTAAGAAGAAAAGGCTATGTGTGAAGCTGATCCCATTGGGAGCCGCAGAGCTAGCTGTGTTAGAGATCCTGGTGAGCAGCAAGAGCAAAGTGCTCCCGAACTACATGCGAATAGG GGAAATGAGCGGCTTTGCTCTGTGGTGTAAAAAGGATCACGTCCACAagcccaaacccctccccaagccacggAAGATCAACCTAGAGATGAAGCAACTTTCACTAGAGCCAGATAA TAAAGATACCCCACCAGAAAAGCCTCCACCTCCCTTTGGCCCCAAAAGACAAGCTACCCTTAAGCGCCATGAGTCCATATACGAGAGTTCAAATGTCTATGCCATTTCAG cCATGGACGGGGTACCCTTTGCTCTGCACCCCAAATTTGAGAACAGCATCAGTAGTAGCACTAAT GCCTCTTCATTCTTTAAAGACGTGCACATTAAATCTCTCACTGACATTGAGAAAGAG TACAACTACGGTTTTGTAGTGGAAAGAACAGCAGCTGCCAGACTCCCTCCTACCATCTCGTAG